A single genomic interval of Adhaeribacter pallidiroseus harbors:
- a CDS encoding LLM class flavin-dependent oxidoreductase, producing the protein MKQSKKLSEIPISVLDLVPILAGKTATDSFQNSLQLAQQVEQWGYNRYWMAEHHNMVGVASSATAVLIGFIANGTSTIRVGSGGIMLPNHAPLVVAEQFGTLASLYPNRIDLGLGRAPGSDQLTAMALRRSLQGSVNDFPDNVEELRTYFSKDNSTSPVRAIPGEGLNIPIWILGSSTFGAQLAGMMGLPYAFASHFAPTYLQAALQTYRDHFRPSEFLKEPYAMVGINAFVADTEKEAHYLASSLYATFVNVIRGKSQPLQPPVENLDAIWDANEEYAVQQMLRYTFIGEPGQVREKLQDLVDLTQADELIISSHIYDQAARLRSYELIAELKQTPARAAYATH; encoded by the coding sequence ATGAAACAGTCTAAAAAACTTTCCGAAATACCCATTTCAGTTCTGGACCTGGTGCCCATCTTAGCAGGTAAAACGGCCACCGATTCGTTCCAGAACAGTTTACAATTGGCGCAGCAAGTAGAGCAGTGGGGTTATAATCGGTATTGGATGGCCGAACACCACAATATGGTAGGCGTGGCCAGTTCCGCCACCGCTGTGTTAATTGGGTTTATTGCCAACGGTACTTCTACGATCCGGGTAGGTTCCGGCGGTATTATGCTGCCCAACCACGCGCCGCTGGTAGTAGCCGAGCAATTTGGTACTTTAGCTTCGTTGTACCCCAACCGCATTGACCTGGGTTTAGGCCGGGCTCCTGGCTCCGACCAACTCACGGCTATGGCGCTGCGGCGCAGCCTGCAAGGTTCGGTAAACGATTTTCCGGATAACGTAGAAGAACTGCGTACGTATTTTTCCAAGGATAATAGCACCTCGCCGGTGCGGGCCATTCCGGGCGAAGGTTTAAATATCCCGATCTGGATTTTGGGTTCCAGTACTTTTGGGGCGCAGTTAGCCGGTATGATGGGCTTACCCTACGCTTTTGCCAGCCATTTTGCGCCCACTTACTTACAAGCCGCTTTACAAACATACCGCGACCATTTCCGGCCATCAGAATTTTTAAAAGAACCTTACGCCATGGTGGGAATTAACGCTTTTGTAGCCGACACCGAGAAAGAGGCGCATTATTTAGCCTCCAGCTTATACGCTACTTTTGTAAACGTAATCCGGGGTAAATCGCAGCCCCTGCAACCACCCGTAGAAAACCTGGATGCTATTTGGGACGCGAACGAAGAATATGCCGTGCAGCAAATGTTACGGTACACGTTTATCGGGGAGCCGGGGCAGGTAAGAGAAAAATTACAAGATTTAGTGGATCTTACTCAAGCCGATGAATTAATTATTTCTTCGCACATTTACGACCAGGCCGCCCGCTTGCGTTCCTACGAATTAATTGCCGAGTTAAAACAAACTCCCGCCCGGGCAGCTTACGCTACGCATTAA
- a CDS encoding RidA family protein, with protein sequence MTPEAYFEKLGLALPPAPQPLGVYKPLLLDGKYCYVSGHGTVQADGSLIIGRIGQDLSPDEGKLAARQVGLAILATLKANLGSLNRVKRVIKVLGMVNCVTSFEKHPFIINGCSELFAQVWGEENGIGVRSAVGMGSLPDNIPVEIEALFELH encoded by the coding sequence ATGACACCAGAAGCGTACTTCGAAAAATTAGGATTAGCGTTACCGCCTGCTCCCCAGCCATTAGGCGTATATAAACCTTTGTTACTAGACGGAAAATATTGTTATGTGTCGGGGCACGGTACGGTGCAAGCCGACGGTAGTTTAATAATCGGTCGCATTGGTCAGGATTTATCACCGGACGAAGGAAAATTGGCAGCCCGGCAAGTGGGATTAGCGATTCTGGCTACCTTAAAAGCAAATTTAGGCAGCTTAAACCGGGTGAAACGGGTGATCAAGGTTTTGGGTATGGTTAATTGCGTGACCAGTTTCGAAAAGCATCCGTTTATTATTAATGGCTGCAGCGAGTTATTTGCGCAGGTTTGGGGCGAAGAAAACGGCATTGGGGTACGTAGCGCCGTGGGCATGGGATCGTTGCCCGATAATATTCCGGTAGAGATTGAAGCTTTGTTCGAGCTGCATTAA
- a CDS encoding DUF92 domain-containing protein has product MYSSVAACSPNIWFVLAFLGLGMYLSVAVQKLTVAGAITGGTLGFAIFLGAGYAGLVMLGVFFGLGSAATSWKLKYKQSQGLAELNKGRRTAGQAFANAGVAAITGLLAWLFPANAPVYQVMLAASFAAATADTLSSELGNVYGRRFYHVLTGQKATRGLNGAISLQGTGFGILGSSIIGFLYGIGFGWSYQVLSIVLAGTIGNFFDSILGATLENRGYLSNNAVNFLNTLVGALAGGAFISFVKI; this is encoded by the coding sequence ATGTATAGTTCAGTAGCGGCATGTAGCCCTAATATCTGGTTTGTGTTAGCCTTTTTGGGATTGGGTATGTACTTGAGCGTGGCCGTTCAAAAATTAACCGTTGCCGGCGCTATTACGGGTGGTACGTTGGGTTTCGCTATTTTTCTAGGAGCCGGCTATGCGGGTTTGGTTATGTTGGGTGTTTTTTTCGGGTTGGGCTCGGCCGCCACCTCCTGGAAGTTAAAATACAAACAAAGTCAGGGCCTGGCCGAATTAAACAAAGGGCGGCGCACCGCCGGCCAAGCTTTTGCGAACGCCGGCGTTGCCGCTATCACGGGTTTGCTGGCTTGGCTTTTTCCCGCAAATGCGCCTGTTTACCAGGTAATGCTGGCAGCTAGTTTTGCCGCAGCTACCGCCGATACGCTTTCATCGGAGCTGGGTAACGTGTACGGGCGCCGGTTTTACCACGTGCTTACGGGCCAAAAAGCTACCCGGGGCTTAAATGGGGCGATCAGTTTGCAAGGCACAGGTTTTGGCATTCTGGGAAGTTCTATAATTGGTTTTTTGTATGGTATCGGATTTGGGTGGAGTTATCAAGTTTTGAGTATTGTATTGGCCGGTACCATTGGTAACTTCTTTGATTCCATTTTAGGAGCCACCCTGGAAAACCGCGGATATTTATCGAACAATGCGGTTAATTTTTTAAATACGTTGGTGGGTGCTTTAGCCGGTGGCGCTTTTATCTCCTTCGTTAAAATTTAA